The Acidimicrobiales bacterium genomic sequence CCTGGAGAAGGCCCTCGAGATCGCCGACTCCATCTGCGCCAACGGTCCGGTGGCGGTACAGGCCGTCCTGCGCTCCCTGCGCGAGACGGAGGGCGTGACCGAGGACGAGGCCATGGCCATCGAGAGCCGGATCGGCATGGAGGTGTTCATGAGCGAGGACGCCAAGGAGGGCCCGCTGGCCTTCATGGAGAAGCGCAAGCCGGTCTACCAGGGCCGCTGAGCGCCTGCACCGGGTCGACGATGGCCGACCGCCCCGTACCGCTGCCCGACAACGTCTCGCGCTCCTACTGGGAGGCGGCGGGCCGCGGCGAGCTGCTGTTCCAGGAATGCCCTCAGTGCGGGCAGCGCCAGCTCTACCCCCGCGCCCTGTGCACCGGGTGCGCCGGCACACCCGTGTGGCGCGCGGCGTCGGGCCGGGGGACCGTGCACACCTTCACCGTCATCCGTCAGAACTGGGCCGAGCCGTTCCGGGAGATGCTCCCGTACGTCGTGGCCATGGTCGAGCTGGCCGAGGGCCCGCGCCTCATGTCCAACGTGACCGACTGCGCCCCCGAGGACGTCCACATCGGCATGCCGGTCGAGGCGTGGTTCCTCCCCGTGGAGGACGGAGTGGCGGTGCCGATGTTCCGTCCCCTGTCGGCGTGACCACCCCGTGACCGACACCGCCGTGCGCCGGGACCACGTTCATCTCCCCGCGCCGACGGC encodes the following:
- a CDS encoding Zn-ribbon domain-containing OB-fold protein, with the protein product MADRPVPLPDNVSRSYWEAAGRGELLFQECPQCGQRQLYPRALCTGCAGTPVWRAASGRGTVHTFTVIRQNWAEPFREMLPYVVAMVELAEGPRLMSNVTDCAPEDVHIGMPVEAWFLPVEDGVAVPMFRPLSA